The Calliphora vicina chromosome 3, idCalVici1.1, whole genome shotgun sequence genome contains a region encoding:
- the elgi gene encoding E3 ubiquitin-protein ligase NRDP1: MGYDLHRFQGEVDEELTCPICSGVLEEPLQAAMCEHAFCRACINEWLSRQPSCPVDRNALTTANLRAVPRILRNLLSRLSITCDNAAYGCTLVLKLDALNNHLEECEHNPKKPLPCEKGCGFVIPKDELKDHNCVRELRTMILTQQQKMIEFKTEIADQNLTINELKRELQLFKDFMRAMRVSNPAMRAIADQMERDEVIRWSSTLARARVTRWGGMISTPDDALQMMIKRALSESGCPPHILDNLMENCHERRWPRGLSSLETRQNNRRIYDNYVCRRVPGKQAVLVLSCDNAHMSEDVMVEPGLVMIFAHGIE, from the exons ATGGGTTATGACCTACATCGTTTCCAGGGCGAGGTCGATGAAGAACTAACATGTCCCATTTGCTCTGGTGTCCTAGAAGAACCATTACAG GCTGCCATGTGTGAGCATGCATTCTGTCGTGCCTGCATCAATGAATGGCTATCACGTCAACCTAGCTGCCCTGTTGATCGCAATGCATTAACTACGGCCAACCTACGTGCTGTACCCAGAATATTACGAAATCTTCTATCACG ACTCTCTATTACCTGTGATAATGCTGCCTATGGTTGCACTTTAGTTCTGAAACTTGATGCCCTAAACAATCACTTGGAAGAGTGTGAACATAATCCCAAAAAACCTTTACCTTGCGAAAAGGGTTGCGGATTTGTTATACCCAAAGATGAGCTCAAGGATCATAATTGTGTACGAGAATTGCGTACAATGATTTTGACACAACAGCAAAAGATGATTGAATTTAAAACAGAAATTGCcgatcaaaatttaacaataaatgaaCTGAAGCGTGAATTACAATTGTTTAAAGACTTTATGCGTGCTATGAGAGTATCAAATCCGGCAATGCGTGCTATAGCTGATCAAATGGAACGTGATGAGGTTATACGCTGGAGTAGTACATTGGCCCGGGCACGAGTGACACGGTGGGGCGGTATGATCTCAACACCAGATGATGCTTTGCAG ATGATGATTAAACGTGCTTTATCAGAATCTGGTTGTCCTCCTCATATTTTAGATAATCTAATGGAAAATTGTCATGAACGACGTTGGCCACGTGGTTTAAGTTCGCTGGAAACAAGACAAAACAATCGCCGCATATATGATAATTATGTTTGTCGACGAGTACCAg GCAAACAAGCTGTTTTAGTCCTAAGTTGTGATAATGCTCACATGTCGGAAGATGTTATGGTCGAGCCAGGCCTTGTTATGATTTTTGCTCATGGCATAGAATAA
- the LOC135953913 gene encoding uncharacterized protein LOC135953913 — protein MRFLIALSIFIAINLSEADLNVVNQENIQQNTQLPSNGVAVDEVVVESSLYIKPKQQRPQLRRVRRSILSDFNNLKSLVEHRRVKRQFNQYGQSQAAANAAAQQNYNNLYGFGNSAANAQSQAFNAQGPSGDFGASAAGSLTQALNGNRYGVQNSAGASHGLTFNLPNGQSVNFASTNSFANGPGGNNANSRGSSVSVNRI, from the exons ATGAGATTTTTAATTGCCCTATCAATATTCATAGCAATTAATTTAAGCGAAGCGGATTTAAATGTTGTCAATCAGGAAAATATTCAGCAAAATACACaattgc CATCCAATGGCGTAGCCGTAGATGAAGTTGTAGTCGAGTCTTCTTTGTATATTAAGCCCAAACAACAACGCCCTCAATTGCGCAGAGTACGTAGATCCATTTTAAGCGATTTCAATAATCTTAAATCGTTGGTTGAACATAGACGTGTAAAACGCCAATTTAATCAATATGGTCAATCACAAGCTGCTGCTAATGCTGCGGCCCAACAGAACTACAATAATCTTTATGGCTTCGGCAACTCTGCTGCCAACGCTCAATCTCAGGCCTTCAATGCTCAAGGACCTTCAGGCGATTTTGGTGCATCGGCTGCCGGTTCCCTTACTCAAGCCTTGAATGGAAATCGTTATGGTGTTCAAAATTCTGCGGGTGCTTCACATggtttaacatttaatttgcCCAATGGTCAGTCGGTGAATTTCGCTTCCACAAATAGTTTTGCAAATGGCCCAGGGGGAAATAATGCCAACAGTCGTGGTAGTTCTGTTTCCGTTAATCGAATTTAA